A part of Paramisgurnus dabryanus chromosome 15, PD_genome_1.1, whole genome shotgun sequence genomic DNA contains:
- the gpr183a gene encoding G-protein coupled receptor 183-A, whose translation MDTKTATNGTFYNNSNYCTNLYDHRTWAQVFLPVVYSLICIVGFLGNALALHVIWPNMKKINSTTLYSANLVVSDILFSLALPLRVVYYGKGFHWPMGEGLCKATALLFYINMYSGVNFMTCLSVDRFIAVVLPLRFSRFRKVQNVRYICVAVWIVVLMQTLPLLSMPMTNMEESGHVTCMEYPNFEKIDNLPVMLIGAVFLGYGIPLITILACYSALCYKLRLLAKSNKLTEKSGRSRKVIGVICAVILVFVVCYSPYHIDLLQYMIRKLQYKPDCTELHKFQISLHMTVSLMNLNSCLDPFIYFFACRGYKKKVLRLLRKPVSMSFSSVVRTSPEGSSKDVFANDKMTMSSRIQRERSSVLLDEEGQQ comes from the coding sequence ATGGATACAAAAACAGCTACAAATGGCACATTCTACAATAACTCCAACTACTGTACAAACCTATATGATCATCGTACCTGGGCACAGGTTTTCCTACCTGTGGTGTATTCCCTAATTTGTATTGTGGGATTTTTGGGCAATGCCTTGGCTTTGCATGTCATATGGCCTAACATGAAAAAAATCAACTCCACCACGCTCTATTCGGCCAATTTGGTGGTGTCGGACATCTTGTTTTCGCTCGCTCTGCCTCTGCGTGTGGTTTACTACGGCAAGGGGTTTCACTGGCCAATGGGGGAAGGACTATGCAAGGCCACAGCCCTGCTGTTCTACATCAACATGTACTCTGGCGTCAACTTTATGACCTGCCTAAGCGTCGATCGATTCATCGCCGTGGTGTTACCACTGCGCTTCTCTCGGTTTCGAAAAGTTCAAAACGTGCGGTACATATGTGTGGCCGTGTGGATAGTGGTGCTGATGCAGACTCTGCCTTTGTTGTCAATGCCGATGACGAATATGGAGGAGAGCGGTCACGTGACATGTATGGAGTATCCCAACTTTGAGAAGATTGACAACTTGCCCGTCATGCTCATCGGTGCAGTGTTCCTCGGATACGGCATTCCCTTGATCACCATACTGGCATGCTATTCCGCCCTGTGCTATAAGCTCCGCCTGCTGGCCAAATCGAATAAATTGACAGAGAAATCAGGTCGCAGTCGCAAAGTCATCGGCGTGATTTGTGCCGTCATTCTCGTGTTTGTAGTTTGCTACAGTCCGTATCACATTGATCTCCTGCAGTACATGATCAGAAAGTTGCAATACAAACCAGATTGCACAGAGCTACACAAGTTTCAGATCTCCCTTCACATGACTGTGTCCCTGATGAATCTCAACTCATGTCTGGACCCTTTCATCTACTTCTTCGCCTGCAGGGGCTATAAGAAGAAGGTACTCAGATTGCTCAGGAAGCCAGTGAGCATGTCCTTCTCGAGTGTGGTCAGGACCTCACCTGAGGGCTCCTCTAAAGATGTGTTTGCAAATGATAAAATGACCATGAGCAGCAGAATCCAAAGAGAGAGGAGCAGCGTGCTGCTGGATGAGGAAGGGCAGCAATAG